The proteins below are encoded in one region of Ereboglobus luteus:
- a CDS encoding DUF4886 domain-containing protein: MPRDAAKVLTIGNSFANDATSFLPQIVESTGRQLVLFRANLGGCSLERHARHLKAALANPDAPEGSPYTNNAKVLGIAGKKKVSLPEALAAVEWDFVTIQEWSQRSFKPEYQEPHAKQLIDAIRKYAPKAEIVIHQTWAYREDHPWYQKGDGLTQRKMYDGLRAAYKELSARYGLRILPSGDAMQAARATPRWTYEPDKNFDFKNPPEGKLPEQKGSLNIGWRWRVKNGKQEFGLDAIHANTAGKYLTGCVFFEGFFGVDCSQVKFVPEDLPADAAEDLRRIAHSVSLGKKTQDCRPSNDGKRMPPSSNKNLKIETPAKR, encoded by the coding sequence ATGCCGCGCGATGCCGCCAAAGTGCTCACCATCGGAAACAGCTTTGCGAACGACGCCACCTCGTTTCTGCCGCAAATCGTGGAATCCACAGGACGGCAGCTCGTGCTCTTTCGCGCCAACCTAGGCGGTTGTTCGCTTGAGCGCCATGCGCGCCATCTCAAGGCCGCGCTTGCCAATCCCGACGCTCCCGAGGGCAGCCCGTATACCAACAACGCCAAGGTGCTCGGCATTGCCGGCAAGAAAAAAGTCAGCCTTCCCGAGGCGCTTGCCGCCGTGGAATGGGATTTTGTCACGATCCAAGAGTGGAGCCAGCGGAGCTTCAAGCCGGAGTATCAGGAGCCCCACGCGAAGCAGCTCATCGACGCGATTCGCAAGTATGCGCCAAAGGCCGAAATCGTCATTCACCAGACTTGGGCATACCGGGAAGACCACCCCTGGTATCAGAAGGGCGACGGCCTCACCCAGCGGAAAATGTATGACGGCCTGCGCGCCGCCTACAAGGAGCTCTCCGCGCGCTACGGACTGCGCATACTGCCATCCGGCGATGCGATGCAGGCCGCGCGCGCCACGCCGCGCTGGACCTACGAACCCGACAAGAATTTCGACTTCAAAAATCCGCCGGAGGGAAAATTGCCCGAGCAAAAAGGCAGCCTCAACATCGGCTGGCGCTGGCGCGTCAAGAATGGCAAACAAGAGTTCGGCTTGGATGCGATTCACGCCAATACCGCCGGAAAATATCTCACGGGCTGCGTTTTCTTCGAGGGCTTTTTTGGCGTGGATTGCTCGCAAGTGAAGTTTGTGCCCGAGGATTTGCCGGCGGATGCCGCCGAGGATTTGCGCCGCATCGCGCACTCCGTTTCGCTTGGGAAAAAGACGCAGGATTGCCGCCCCTCCAACGACGGAAAGCGCATGCCGCCAAGTTCGAATAAAAATCTGAAAATAGAGACGCCGGCGAAGCGCTAG
- the purL gene encoding phosphoribosylformylglycinamidine synthase: protein MLIHHGSSALSEFRLAKLRQDLADAGVPVARISAQFIHIAELADPAAKSLSADEQAVFEKILTYGPADSGNSATRNSQSAFYIVTPRPGTISPWSSKATGIAHICGLAAIKRIERVIAYTFEFAPGTPDTFRIPQSAFRIFSDRMTQAVFEKLGDLTALFSHEAPRPLTTIPVLAQGRAALVEANQTLGLALAEDEIDYLVNAFTGLKRDPNDIELMMFAQANSEHCRHKIFNATWDIDGQPQDRSLFQMIKNTYQLHSDGILSAYKDNSAVIEGTRAARFFRDPATGEYITREEDIHIMCKAETHNHPTAISPFPGASTAAGGEIRDEGATGRGARPKAGLTGISVSNLQIPGALQPWEKDNGKPGRIVSALDVTIDGPLGAAAFNNEFGRPSINGYFRTFEQAVPAAKPSSPDSSLLTPDSSTAAELRGYHKPIMLGGGLGNIRPAHIKKGVINPGDHIVVIGGPAMLIGLGGGAASSMAGGSGSDDLDFASVQRDNAEMQCRCQEVIDHCWALGDDNPIAFIHDVGAGGVSNAIPELVNDGGRGGRVNLRALPNDEPGMSPLEIWCNESQERYVLAIPASRIETFKALCARERCPYAIVGAVTEEKQLVIEDPYFKNTPIDLPLEVLLGKPPRMHRSEKTLIRPQRPLDLGGTTLAEAARRILAHPAVADKTFLITIGDRSVTGLISRDQLVGPWQVPVADCGVTATAFDTFAGEAMAMGERTPVAVNNAPASARLAVGEALTNLAAASIPDLGRVNLSANWMAAPAHSGDAADLYAAVRAVGMELCPALGITIPVGKDSLSMATAWTEKDAATGKETRKSVISPISLIVSAFAPVADIRKTLTPQLITDTEAGGETVLLLIDLGRGKNRLGGSILAQTLSQMGEATPDVDNPADLKNFWNAIQQLNAQDKILAYHDRSDGGLFATVTEMAFAGNTGADIAIPGGATTQPDLFAQYFSEELGAVLQIRAADFEDIHAILLEHGLEDCARTIGRLNNDKTLRILDDVGGKEIYAEKIHALRAIWSDTTRQISALRDNPACAESEYQLKLDPANPGITPKVTFEYTTVRATKTKPRIAILREQGVNGHVETAAAFTRAGFSAIDVHMTDILSGRVSLRDFRGLAACGGFSFGDVLGAGEGWAKSILFNARARDEFSAFFARPDTFAFGVCNGCQMMSNLHSIIPGAENWPRFVKNKSESYEARLVSLLIEKSPSILLAGMEGSVLPVAVSHGEGYAEFPSAAAADAFSASGLVAARYVDNHHRATEQYPLNPNGSPHGINALTTRDGRVTILMPHPERVHRTVQMSWHPKSWLKHDDSPWMRLFRNARAWVD, encoded by the coding sequence ATGCTCATCCATCACGGCTCCTCCGCTCTCTCTGAATTTCGCCTCGCCAAACTCCGGCAGGACCTAGCCGACGCCGGCGTGCCGGTCGCCCGCATCTCCGCGCAATTCATCCACATCGCCGAACTTGCCGACCCCGCCGCAAAATCCCTCTCCGCCGACGAGCAAGCCGTTTTCGAAAAAATCCTCACCTACGGACCCGCGGACTCCGGCAATTCCGCAACCCGCAATTCCCAATCCGCATTCTACATCGTCACACCGCGCCCCGGCACCATTTCGCCGTGGTCCTCCAAGGCCACAGGCATCGCGCACATTTGCGGACTCGCCGCCATCAAGCGCATCGAGCGCGTCATCGCCTACACCTTCGAATTCGCACCCGGCACGCCGGACACATTCCGCATTCCGCAATCCGCGTTCCGCATTTTCTCGGATCGCATGACGCAGGCCGTCTTTGAAAAACTCGGCGACCTCACCGCGCTTTTCTCGCATGAAGCCCCCCGTCCGCTCACGACCATTCCCGTCCTTGCGCAAGGCCGCGCCGCGCTCGTCGAGGCCAACCAAACCCTCGGCCTCGCGCTCGCCGAGGACGAAATCGACTACCTCGTAAACGCCTTCACCGGCCTCAAGCGCGACCCCAACGACATCGAGCTCATGATGTTTGCGCAGGCCAACTCCGAGCACTGCCGCCACAAAATCTTCAACGCCACCTGGGACATCGACGGCCAGCCGCAAGACCGCTCGCTGTTCCAGATGATCAAGAACACCTACCAGCTCCACAGCGACGGCATCCTCTCCGCCTACAAGGACAACTCCGCGGTCATCGAGGGCACCCGCGCCGCCCGTTTCTTCCGCGACCCCGCCACCGGCGAATACATCACGCGCGAGGAGGACATCCACATCATGTGCAAGGCCGAGACGCACAACCATCCCACGGCCATCTCGCCGTTCCCCGGCGCGTCGACCGCCGCCGGCGGCGAAATCCGTGACGAAGGCGCCACGGGCCGCGGCGCCCGCCCCAAGGCCGGACTCACCGGCATCAGCGTATCCAATCTTCAAATACCCGGCGCGCTCCAGCCCTGGGAAAAGGACAACGGCAAACCCGGCCGCATCGTCAGCGCGCTCGACGTCACAATCGACGGCCCGCTCGGCGCCGCCGCCTTCAACAACGAATTCGGCCGCCCAAGCATCAACGGCTACTTCCGCACATTCGAGCAAGCCGTCCCCGCCGCCAAACCCTCCTCTCCTGACTCCTCTCTCCTGACTCCTGACTCCTCCACCGCAGCGGAGCTGCGCGGCTATCACAAACCCATCATGCTCGGCGGCGGCCTCGGCAACATCCGTCCGGCGCACATCAAGAAAGGCGTGATCAACCCCGGCGACCACATCGTCGTCATCGGCGGCCCCGCAATGCTCATCGGTCTCGGCGGCGGCGCGGCCAGCTCGATGGCCGGCGGAAGCGGCAGCGATGATCTCGATTTCGCCAGCGTCCAGCGCGACAACGCCGAAATGCAATGCCGCTGCCAGGAAGTCATCGACCACTGCTGGGCACTCGGCGACGATAACCCGATCGCCTTCATCCACGACGTCGGCGCGGGCGGCGTGAGCAACGCCATCCCCGAGCTCGTCAACGACGGCGGACGCGGCGGACGCGTCAACCTGCGCGCCCTCCCCAACGACGAGCCGGGCATGTCGCCCCTCGAAATCTGGTGCAACGAATCGCAGGAACGCTACGTGCTCGCCATCCCCGCCTCGCGCATCGAAACCTTCAAGGCCCTCTGCGCCCGCGAACGCTGCCCCTACGCCATCGTCGGCGCCGTCACCGAGGAAAAACAACTCGTCATCGAGGATCCGTATTTCAAAAACACACCCATCGACCTGCCCCTCGAAGTCCTCCTCGGCAAACCCCCGCGCATGCACCGCAGCGAAAAAACGCTCATCCGCCCGCAGCGCCCGCTCGACCTCGGCGGCACCACGCTCGCCGAAGCCGCGCGCCGCATCCTCGCGCACCCCGCCGTCGCCGACAAAACCTTCCTCATCACCATCGGCGACCGCAGCGTCACCGGCCTCATCTCGCGCGACCAGTTGGTCGGCCCCTGGCAGGTGCCCGTCGCCGATTGCGGCGTGACCGCCACCGCATTCGACACCTTCGCCGGCGAAGCCATGGCCATGGGCGAGCGCACACCCGTCGCCGTCAACAACGCCCCCGCCTCCGCGCGCCTCGCCGTCGGCGAAGCGCTCACCAACCTCGCCGCCGCCAGCATCCCCGACCTCGGCCGCGTCAACCTCTCCGCAAACTGGATGGCCGCGCCCGCGCATTCCGGCGACGCCGCCGACCTCTACGCCGCCGTGCGCGCCGTCGGCATGGAACTCTGCCCCGCGCTCGGCATCACCATCCCCGTCGGCAAGGACTCCCTGAGCATGGCCACCGCGTGGACGGAAAAAGACGCCGCCACCGGCAAGGAAACACGCAAGAGCGTCATCTCCCCCATCTCGCTCATCGTCTCCGCCTTCGCGCCCGTTGCCGACATCCGCAAAACGCTCACTCCGCAACTCATCACCGACACCGAGGCCGGCGGCGAAACCGTGCTGCTCCTCATCGACCTCGGTCGCGGCAAAAACCGACTCGGCGGCAGCATCCTCGCGCAAACCCTCTCGCAAATGGGCGAGGCCACGCCCGACGTGGACAACCCCGCCGACCTGAAAAACTTCTGGAACGCGATCCAGCAACTCAACGCACAGGACAAAATCCTCGCCTACCACGACCGCAGCGACGGCGGCCTCTTCGCCACCGTCACCGAAATGGCCTTCGCCGGAAACACCGGCGCGGACATAGCGATCCCCGGCGGCGCGACGACGCAACCCGACCTGTTCGCGCAATATTTCTCCGAGGAACTCGGCGCCGTCCTGCAAATCCGCGCCGCCGATTTTGAGGATATTCACGCCATCCTTCTCGAGCACGGCCTCGAAGACTGCGCCCGCACAATCGGACGGCTCAACAACGACAAAACGCTCCGCATCCTCGACGATGTTGGCGGCAAGGAAATCTACGCGGAAAAAATCCACGCCCTCCGCGCCATCTGGAGCGACACCACCCGCCAGATCTCCGCCCTCCGCGACAACCCCGCCTGCGCCGAGTCGGAATACCAACTCAAACTCGACCCCGCCAACCCCGGCATCACACCGAAAGTCACATTTGAATACACGACCGTCCGCGCCACCAAAACCAAACCCCGCATCGCCATCCTCCGCGAGCAAGGTGTGAACGGCCATGTCGAAACCGCCGCCGCCTTCACCCGCGCGGGCTTTTCGGCAATCGACGTCCACATGACCGACATCCTCAGCGGACGCGTCAGCCTGCGCGATTTCCGCGGCCTCGCGGCATGCGGCGGCTTCAGCTTTGGCGACGTGCTCGGCGCCGGCGAAGGCTGGGCCAAGAGCATCCTCTTCAACGCCCGCGCCCGCGATGAGTTCTCCGCCTTCTTCGCGCGCCCCGACACCTTTGCCTTTGGCGTGTGCAACGGCTGCCAGATGATGAGCAACCTCCACAGCATCATCCCCGGCGCGGAAAACTGGCCGCGTTTTGTGAAAAACAAATCCGAAAGCTACGAAGCGCGCCTCGTGTCCCTCCTCATTGAAAAATCCCCGAGCATCCTGCTCGCCGGCATGGAAGGCTCGGTCCTCCCGGTCGCCGTTTCGCACGGCGAAGGCTACGCCGAGTTCCCGAGCGCGGCCGCGGCCGACGCGTTCAGCGCAAGCGGCCTCGTCGCCGCGCGCTATGTGGA